In the genome of Thermoproteus tenax Kra 1, the window GCCGAGTGGTCGTTCGCAGCCAAGGTCATGCGGATGCTATACCGGAGGGCCGGCTACGACTACCCCATAAGGCTGATCTACTTCACTGAGGACAAAGGCGTGAAGGTCGAGGAGGAAGTCTATCTGTATCCTGGCAATGAGAAAGACGATGAACATCTGCTCAGAGCGTTGGAGGAGCGCGTAGCGAGGATAGCCGGGTCGGATAAGGATTAAAAGCTCATTTCGAGGAGACATCGTATGGAGGCAAGCTATGATGTAATAGTAGTAGGTGGAGGCATAGCGGGATTCTCAGCCGCGCTGTACGCGGCTAGACAGAAACTGAAGACGTTAGTGATAGCTAAAGACATAGGAGGGCAGTTGAATATGACAACCTTAGTTGAGAACTACCCTGCCATCTTCAAGATATCGGGCCCCGAGTTGGTCTCCAGGGTACATCAACAAGCGGAACACTTTGGGGCAGAGGTAATCTTTGATGAAGTCGTAGACATAAAGAAGGACGGCAACGTCTTCTTAGTGCGGACATATGGCGGCGATGAGTACAGCGCTCTGTCAGTCATCTTGGCCTTCGGAAAGACTCCCAAGGAGTTGGGCGTGCCGGGCGAGGCTAGGTTTAAGAACAAGGGAGTATCCTACTGTACTATATGTGACGCCCCCTTCTTCAAGGGCCAAGACGTCGCCTTGGTAAGCTGGGGCGATCTGGCGAGAGAGCCGGCGACTATACTCTCCTCCACGGCCAACAAGTTCTATTGGATCTTCCCGGGCGAGAGGCCAATATACGACGATGAGTTTATGTCGTCGATAATGAACGTAGGAAAGGCCGTGTTAGTACCGAACAGTGAGGTCGTTGAGATAAAGGGAGGCACGAAGGTCGAGGCCGTCGTCGTCAAGAATAGAAAGAGTGGCGAACTCCAAGAGCTAAAAGTGTCAGCCATATTCATAGAGATTGGGTACGTGACTAAGACCGACTTCGTTAAACATCTAGTGGACTTAAACGAACGCGGCGAGATTATAGCGGACTGGGAAGGGAAGACGAAGACGCCGGGGCTCTTCGCCGCCGGCGACGTTATCCAGTACCCCTATAAACAAGCCGTAATAGCCGCGGCGCAGGGCGTCGCAGCCGCCTTGTCGGCGACTGCGTATGTCATGAGGATGAAGGGGAAAACTGTACACTCGTTGACAGATTGGCGCGCCGAAAAGCTCAGATAGCCGCTACCTCGTGGAGCTCCGACAGACTCCTCTTTTCGAGACTCCAGACGAGCTCTATTATTCTCTTCTGTATCTGGCTGGGTAATACCTTGTTGGTGTTCTCTTTGAACTTCATCTCGAGCTCTTGATCGCTCATGGGGTTCTTTGGATGACCCTTGGCGTAGTCCACTTGCTCTGTATACCTACTGCCTCCCTTAGTTAAGACTGTTATTCTATTCGGATGAGCCCTCGGGTACATCTTGTCCAGCTCTGAATCCACCTTCACCTCGATCTTCTTCATCAGAGACAAGACGGCGGGATCTCTAATTCTTTCGTAATGCTCTATCTTAATGGGGCCCCACAACAAGGCTGCCGCGGTTATCCACATTATGGAGTGATCCGCAGTCTCCTTAGTATGTGGATCCCACTTCTCCGGATCCTTCGGACCTATTATATCGTAGGCGGCCTGGAACGTCTCTATCGTGATTTTCTCCACGTCCTCCACCCTCACCCTATCCCTCAACTTGAGTGCTGCCTCAACGGCCGTCTGCGCGTGGTATTCTACAGGATAGGGCTTAATGTAAGTGTCGAGAATCCGCCGAGGGGGCGCGAGCCTCTCCATATCGCCCAGGGGCTCATAGCTGAACTCTCCGCCAAGGAGCTGTTTGATAAATCCCATCTCGCCCTCGAACGGTTTGAAGGGCCCTGTGAAGCCCTCGGCGGCCAACATAGTTGCAAAGACGGCATTCCTCGTGGAATTGGCCGCTGCGGCCCCCTTCCACATACTCAGCTCTCCAACGCGCGTCTGCCTCATAGCCGCGTGAGGCACCGCGTAGATGGCTAGCGCGTGTTGAATCTGTGTCTCGTCCAAGCCCATCAGCTTAGAGGACACTAGAACGCTCCCTATACCCAAATAGTTGACGTGGTCCCACCCATGTCTCCTCAAGCTCGCTGCGTCGCACAAAGATACAGCCGCCTCATATCCTACGGCGATAGCAGCTATCACAGACTTCCCGTCGGAGTTCAATGCATCCCCCAGCGAAAGGGCCGCGGCTATCATATCGCTCGGGTGCAGAGGCTCCTTGGACAGGTACGTGTCGTTGAAGTCGTGGTATCTTATCATGACTCCATCTACGAACGCGGCGAGCTCGGGTAGCGCTCTATATCTAGTGCCCAATACCCTAGCTCCGTTGTCCACCTGATACCTTGAGACCGCCCTACGCGCTAACACTACCGGCTCTGAGTTGAATGCCGCAAAGGCCACGGCGAGGGAGTCCAAGAGCCTCCTCTTCACCTCATGGACGACGTCGGCAGATATCTTGTCGAAATCTATCGCAACTGCGTATTGGGCCAACGTCCTCGATATTCTGTCCATGAGGGCTAACGCGCCCTTATTTTAAATGATACAGCCTTATCGATAATCTCGGAGATTCTGCTGTCGAACTTTTCGTAGTCGTAATATCCTATAAGCTCATAGAGCTCCTTGCGGGTCATCATCTTGCTCAACAGAGGCTCTTGAGTCCCGAGCTCCGATATTGTCCGTAGGGCCTCCCTCATTGCCCCCAGAGCGACCCTCAGAAGGGTGACGGGATATATCACAAACTTGTAGCCGAGCTCCTCCAATCTCTTGGCCGGCATCAACGGTGATTTCCCGAACTCAGTCATATTGGCCAGTAAAGGCGCCTTTATTCTCCTTGCGAACTCGGCGAACTCAGCCTCGCTCTCCAGAGCCTCGGGAAATATGACGTCGGCGCCAGCCTCGAGATACAGCTGTGCCCTCTCGATCGCGTCCTCTAGACCTGTGACTCCGCGGGCATCGGTCCTCGCCACTATGACGAAGTCGGGATTGCGGCGAGCTTCAGCTGCCGCCTTTATCTTCTTGGCCATCTCGTCGGGCGGCACCACATGCTTCCCCGACAAGTGGCCGCACTTCTTCGGCAAGACTTGATCCTCTATCTGGACGCCGGCGGCGCCAGCTCTCTCGAACTCCACCACGGCCCTCACGACGTTTAGCGCCTCTCCATAGCCTGTGTCTATATCCACAATGAGCGGTATATCCACAGAGCTCGCAATATATCGCACTACCCTCACCATCTCGTCCATAGTTATGAGCCCTAGGTCGGGCAGGCCCAGAGACGCCGTAACCGCGGCGCCTGAGACGTAGGCGGCCTTGAAGCCCATCGACTGTACTAAAAGGGCGCTAATTACGTCGTATACACCGGGCACTATCACTATGCCAGGTCTCTTTAGCTCTGCCCTGAGCTCGGCCACGCGTCTTTCCTCTCCTTTTTTAGGAGCGGAGCTTGCATGAAGTATACTACTCCTATTTAATTGTGAAATCGAGTGACCCATGGACAAGTAGATATTGATCTGCTTATGAAAGTACAATACGATTTCCCCCTCGTCGACAGACCATTTGAAGAAATAGGGCAGGAGCTAGGCCTCGACGAGGATCAGGTGATACAGAGGCTGAGCGGCTCGCGACGGCAGGCGTTCTCAAGAGGATAGGATCCGTCATGAACTACAGAGCCAAGAGACTTGAGGCGGCTCTGATAGGTCTTGCAGTGCCGGAGGAACTCATAGACAGAGTGGCCGGCGAGATAAACAGAGACCCCATGGTCTCCCATAACTTCCAGAGAGACTGGAGGCCCTACAACGTCTGGTATGTGACCAAGGCTTCCTCCAAGGAGGAGCTCGAGGGAAAGGTAAAGACTCTCGCAGATAAGTGGGGGCTCGAATACGTCATATTGTACTCTCTCAAGACCTATAAGCTTGACGTCAGATTTGATCTAAGGAGAGGCATATCGCGATCTAAGCTCAAGAGACTTCCGGAAGATCCGCCGCACGTTGATGCCCTGGGGATCCCAAGAGAGTTCTTCTCCAAAGTGAAGTCGATACCGCTCGTGCGCGAGCCGTTTAAAGGCGTTGCAGACGTGTTGGGCAAGAGCGTGGGCGAGACCTTAGACTTACTACTACAGTTGATAAAGTTGGGCGTGCTGAGGGACTTCCACGCAACTCTCGACGGAGAGAGGTTGGGGTTCCGAGAAAACGCCATGGTAGTTCTGAGGAGGCCTGAGTGCGACAGAGCCGCGGACTTGGATGAGTCGACGCACGTCGTCTTGAGGAACACAGTGCCGGGGAAGTGGGAATACCCGTGTTATTTTATGGTACACGCCGTCGACAGAAAAGTTATAGCCGAGTCTGTGGCCAGAAGTTTCAGAGAGGGCTACGACATGCTGTTCAGCGTCAGAGATCTACTGGGCGGGAGTGATATGGGCAAAAGAATTGAGTCCGTAAGCGACTAGGAGCCACTCTGAGGCGCCTCGCCTTGATAGCACCAGATCCCTCTCTCCTTCTGGACAAAGCCCTTCCTCCTCAACATAACGCTGTTGAGGTTCTTGCCGTAGTACTTCCTCACTTCGGAGAAGGTGAGACATTTATCGGGCCTCTTCAGAGCTTGGTTTATCACTGCGTCCCAACCTCCCTCATATCCCTCTGCAACAAGCTCTGGTTTCAACTCCTTAACTAACTCGGGCATCTTCTCCGATAGCGTCTCGCTGACGGCCCTCCTCACTACATCGTAGAATCTCTTGTCGTTTATCAACTCGTTGACGGCCTCCCGCGCCACGTCTATCAATCTAATCTTGCACGGCTGCTCCAACAAAAGTCGTATAGCATCGTCGAACGGCGCATCGGGCCTAGGCAAAAGCCTCCTCAGCCTTTCGACGAGGGATTGGTCCCTGATTTCAATATGCATAGAGGCGCGTCCTCAACGAATATATAACTTTTATATCACTTAAAGACTTGTAGCTTTAGCCTCTTCGGCAGAACCTCCTTTGGTAGCTCGGCTCCAATCAACTCGATATTAACCGTCTGCTCAAACCACGGAGTCGATCTCCCGAAGGCGCGGGGCATATAGTTCCTTATCTGAATCCCCTTGTGGGCCGCCGCATGGACTATTACCACTCTCTCTACGTCTAGTCCATTGAACCTTGCGTTGTTCTCCAAATTCTGTAGAACCCTCAGATAGTTGTAGGCGACTTTAACGGGCCATTTGGCCACGGGCCATCCGCCCCAAGGCGTCGCGTGATGCGCTTGCTTCTTCGTGAATCGCCTAATAGGTATGGGTCTCTTGAGGTTTACTGTGTCTTGTAGCCAGGACTGGGCTTGTTTTATGGTCATAAACTTTATGAATCTGCCGACCTCTACCGCCTTTTTCCACGACATTCTGAACTCGTTGCCGTAGGCTCTGGCTATTTGATCCTCGGCGATTCTCACTCCGAACCTTCTGAGGACGAGCTCTACCACCTCCTCGTTGCTCATGCTGTACTGTAAGCGCGCCACGAAGCCCCCGCAATCCATTATTTATAAGTGTTAGCACGCACAAGGCCGTGAAGAGCTATTGGGCGCTGATAAGGGGCGAGCACGGCGTTCTCACCGCCGTATCCTCTGTGGCCTCCTATCTGTTAGCGGGCGGCCGCTCAGCGCTCTATGCAGGTCTGATCGGGGGCAGCGCCTTTTTGGCCGAGGCAGCTCTATTCGCCCACAACGATCTGGCGAACCAGGCCGAGGACAGAGTCAATAGGCCAAACGCGCCCTTAGTGACAGGCAAGGTGAGCCAACGCGCTGCTAAGGTATTAGTCGTAAGCAGTGCAATGGCCGGACTGGCGATGGCATCGGCGCTATCTGCGCCGGCCCTTTTGATATACATCGCTGCCTTGGCCCTAGGATTCTTTTATAATATTAAGGGCAAGAGAGTGCCGTTGTTGGGCAATCTGATAGTCGCTTTTCTAACCTCAATGGTGTATTTATACGGTATGGAGGCTGCGTATTCGCAAAATATCTATCTTCTCTTATTGTTTATTGCATCATTTTTAGCAAACATTGGCCGTGAATTCGTCAAATCAGCGATAGACTATCACGGCGATCGAGCTGTCGGTATAAGGACCGTTGCCGCGATATTGGGACCTGGGAGGGCCGCCTCCTTGGGCGCCTATTTCACTCTGGCTTCTGCCTCGGTCGGGCTCTACCTATTTTACGTCCTCGTTAGGGCGGAACTATTAGTTCTAGCAGCGGGGGTGGCCATCACCACAGTGCTCCTCTTATACTATTCTATTATCTGCCTAAGGGGATCGTGGAGTAAGTACCGGACAGGCACTCTGTTTGCGTTCGGAGTAACCCTTGTAACATTGTTGCTACAGGGCATCCTCACTGTTATGATCGGAAGCTTTACCCCTTAGGTCTGAGATAGGCTCTGCGGGTTTATCTTCCACGGCAGGGCGACGAAGAGAGAGTCTAATAGCGCGCTCCATACGGCAGATGGCTCTCGATGATGGACATAGGATGGCCACAATTTTATTGTGGCTAACGTTGTCGTGATATGACTATAGCCTTAGTCGACCTCGATGGAACATTGATACCTCTGGAGGCTTGGGATCCCGTCTTCTACGAGCTGTCGTCTATAATTGCGTCTAGGGCCGGCGTTGAGCCTCAGGATGTGTGGGGGCTTGTTAAGGCATTACATTATCAGCTCATGAGGAGGTTCGACCCTAAGGCGTTCGATTGGCAGTACTTGTTCGAGTCTGTGGGAAGTAGCCTGGGCATATTCGATATTCCCAACATCGAGGATATTCTTTTGAAATACGTGGACAACTTCCCCGTGAACGAGGGAGCCTTTGAGCTTCTTAGAGATCTCAGATCTCTGGGACTTTCACCTGTTATAGCCACCAACGGTCTGTATAGATATCAGCATATTGTAGTGGAGAGGTTGGGGTTCTCTAAATATGTAGATGGCGTCCGCACGTCTGATGCCTACGGTTGTACGAAGAGCTGTAGTAGATTCTTCGAGGGGGCCTCGCTGGTTATTGGAGATAACCCCATCTTCGACGTATATTTCCCGAAGAAGTTCGGCGTGGCCACTATATTTATCGGCGAGTGGAACAGAGCTGTGAGAAAATACAGCGAACTACTGGGGATAGATGCGGGCATCGTTAGGCCCGACTACATCGCTGCAGACCTTATTGAGGCCCGCGCCGTCGTCGCGCGGTTCAAGGCCTGGGAGAGGTCGGCCCCATGATTCTGTTAAATTTGACGATCCCACCGCTTCTGATCATATACTTGGGGGCCTCCGTGCTCTCCAATTTGTCGCTCCCTGCTCCCCCTATGTCGCAAGTGGCCGCCTTCTGGCTGAACGGAACGCCCATACCCTCTTGGGTCGTCGGCAACAGATTGTACGTCCTACAGCTGGGCCAACCGGCCTACGTTGAGTACGTGCCCCAATATTACAACTCGACGGGGCTCTACGAGTTAGCTCTCAACGCAACGGCTGGAGCAGTAATAATGGCGCCGCCGGGAATCATAGTCGACGTTGAACCTGAGAACTATTCCGTGATCGCTATAAATAGATCCGGCCTTTTTATATACATTAAGGCGCCTCGCGTCAAGCTGAATTTTTCTCTAATAGCGATCGTTACTACTTCGACGACCACCAAGGGCTCCGTCGTAGCGCCTCCTCCTACGACCTCCCAACAGAGCGTTACGTCGAGCACCACAAGGGGAGGCAACGCGGCCTCGTTAATACCCTATGCGGTCGGCTTAGTCGTTGTGGCGGCCATCTTGTCTCTTCTTCTGCTCAGAAGGCGCAGAGACTGCGTAGGACTGGGAGAAACCGATCTGAAGATTCTGAGGGCTCTACAGGATGGAGGCGGACGCGTTAAAAGGTCAGAGCTTGGGCAAAGATTGGGGCTTCCTGCATCGACGCTCCACAAACATCTCCACAAGCTCTCCAGGATGGGCTACGTACGTTTAGTTACAGAGCAAGATGGACAAAGGGTGGAGTTAGTCAAGAAATGTTGATTCAGACGGCTGAAAAAAGCTCATCCTCGCAGCTCAGCGGATTCATCACCTGTAGAGTGTTCTATTGAAGTTATTTTATCTATAGCTTATATTGCCTAACATCCGCTATAGTCAGGTGACCTTCGCCAAACCCTGCCTGATGCTCTTCTCGTGCCCAGGGGACGGGGGAGACACGCTGGTGCTCCACAGAGGCAGAGCGCTCCAGGCCTCCAAGGCGGACCCTCTGGTCAAGCTGTACGGGGCGTTGGACACGGCGGTCGCCTACGCCCACAAGGCCGCAGGCCTCCTCCCCCGCCCGCAGGCCAGAGTCATGAGGCTCCTCGCCTTCTCTATGACGGAGCTCGGCTTCTACGTGGCCACGGGCAGAGCGCTCCATCTGGACAACGCCGTGGAGCTCTACAGGAGGGCCCTCAAGCTCGCCTACTCGGCCAGCGGCGATCCCCCGCGCAGCTGGATAGCTTGCTCCTCGCCCGAGTGCTCGGCCGTGGACGAGGCGAGGGTGTGGGCGAGGTGGGCGGAGAGGAGGGCTGTGGCGCTCGGGGAGGCCGAGGCGGCGAGGCTTCTGAACCAGCTCTCCAACCTGATGTTCGAGGTCATGGCCACCCTCCCGCACATAGAGTACAGATCGAGGCCTCTGAGGTGATCGATTTCGACGTTAAAGCGGTGTGATGCCGGGGTAACCCGCCACTCTCATCCGCCCCACACGGGGGTGTCGGTGTGGCGTCTCTATCTACTTGCTTGTTTAAAAGCTTTTGTTCAAAACTCCACTATGTTTTTGCCCTTCTCTTTCAATTCGGCGAGTATTGCGTCGGCCTTGCTGATGGGTAGCCTTATGGTATAGAGATATCCAGAGAGGCGCGCCTTGAGTTTGGCCACGTTCTCCTCTGGAAACCTCTTTACCCTTATCTCCTCCGCCTTTTCGGCATACTTCCTCCATATTTCTACCAAGAACACCTCCTTAGGCATGCCCGAGGATAAGTTAAGACTTTTTATTATTTACGACTGAAGGTCCCGCCATTCAAGTCGGGGGTGGATTTAAGCTTGCCACATTTTTCCACGGCAGAGCGACGAAGAGAGAGTCTAATAGCGCGCTCCATACGGCAGATGGTCCCCGCCGCGATGCCCGCCCCAACCGCGGCCTCCCTCGTTAGGGCCGAGTGCCGCCCGGCCCCATGCCCGATAAGCCCGCGCCGGAGGTATCTTGGATGCCGATGAAGGCATGGGCGAGGAGAAACCCCGCCCTTTAGGGCGGGGAGGCGGAGCGCGGCCATGTGCATATAGGGCGGCACGCAAAATATTTTTAAATGGCCTATATCGCGTTGGGTCATGGAATACGTCTATGCGGCTCTGTTACTACACTATGCAAAACAGGAGATAAGCGAGGAGAATCTGACTAAGGTCCTCCAAGCAGCTGGGCTTCAGCCAGATGAGGTTAGAATCAAGACGCTAGTCGCCGCCTTGAAGGAGGTTAACATCGATGAGGCCGTAAAAAGCGCCGCCTTCGCTCCAGTTGCAGCCGCCCCAGCTGCGGGCGCTCCAGCCCAAGCTCAAGCAGCCGGCCAACAACAAGCTGCTGGAGGCGAAAAGAAAGAGGAAGAGGAGAAAAAGGGTCCCAGCGAGGAGGAGATCGCTGGATCCCTCGCCGCACTGTTCTAAAATACAGACTCTTTTCTATTTTCACTTGGATTTAGTCTCCGGAGGACTCTGTACGACAACCATTTTAGATAAAGTTTTATGAACTTCTTCGATATCTTTATAGTATATTCTATATAGTTGGTTACCTATTTTTAATTCTATAAATTTTCTTTCTGGAATATATTTGTATTCCTGCACATGGATAGGGGCCTTAAGACCTGTGTTCTTGTTTATCACAATGCCTGTATCGTATATTTTGACATCGGTCGCTATAATCGGAAATTGTATTGGCCTGAAGGTAAAATAGTACAGGGGCGAGAAGATCGCTGTAAAGGCCGCAAAGAGCGCCACATATCCAAAATACGTAGCCAGGAAGCGGCCAAGGCTCTGCTCCAGACTGGCGCTGACCGCCGGCACAATCGTAGACTGAAAAGCGGGAAAAAGCCATATTCCTATCAGCATGATTGGAAACGCCATAAAGTATATCATAAATACTCTATTTAGTTTACGCATTTCTTCTTGAAATTCTCTATCTTTTTCTAAAGCTTTATTTGTATCTTTTTCATTTATTTCAAAAAGTAACTTGCCCTTTACTATCTCTCTTGCTTGAAGAGATCCCCTTCTATAGGCCCTTATTCCCAAGGCTGTAGTTATCGCGAACACTGATCCTATGTAGAGAAGTCCCACGAGCCAGAGATACTGCGGGCCCAACACGGCCATAACTGCGGCATAGCCGAATATTGTGCCCACAGTAATTAGAAGTCTAAGGGCCAGCTGATTCATATGCTGCTGTGATGTTCTAGGTCTAAAAGTTTTTCAGAAGGCGGTTTATAGCCGCCGTGAAGATAATCCCTATATGCAACGATACAGGCGGGCGTCTGCCGCCGTCCCACGGCTTCGGCGTACTTGTGGGGGAAGTAGCCTTCGATGCATGCACTGAGGCGGCGGCCCGGTCATTCCTTGAGAGAATCGGAGTCAGGCCGACCCTCGGCATCGCGGGCTTGGATAACCCCCATCACTCTGGGGGATTTTCTGTGTTTAAAGTACCTGTCATTAAGTGGAAGACGGGAATTCTTGACATTAGACTTAGGGGTATTCTCTTTAGGCTATACGGCTTTGGGCGCGAGACCATCATCCAGATAGGAAGAACTGTCATCTCCCCCTGTGGCATCTTCACCGTCCCCTTCGGCAAGTTATCCGCAACAGATATCAGGGCTGTATGTTTTGTGGGCGGCCTGGGGGGCTCTACGGCGAGTCCCTACGCAGTCGCGAGGATACTCGGAGAGCTACGGGCCTTGGGAGTTAGGTGCATAATCCCTTTACATACTCCGCCCAACATCATCAGAGAGCTAGAGCCCAAATTCAACGTCTATAGACTCGGCGCAGGTCAAGAGTTCGAAATACCTATATAGAGAGCTCCAACAAGACCCAATGGGTTTCCTTGAATCACTGGCTCTATATCTAATTGCGTGGGCCCTATTGGTGCTCGTAGCCTACCTCCTCAGAAGAGATCTCGTGAAGGGCCTCGTGGTGATAATGTGGAGCTCTGAGAGGGCGGCCCAGTTCATTACGAAGATATCCAAGAGGCTCAGCTTCGTGCCGTTGAGGATCTACGTCGCAGTCGCGCTCCTCCTATTCTTGTTGGCTGCATATTCGCCGTATTTCCCCATCCCCGCCGGACTCGGGGTGGCCTACATGCCCGGCTTCGCATATCTGTTGGTTGGATCGACATATCAGGCCGCGGCTGCGCTCGCCGGAGGGGCCTCAGTGCAAGAGGCGGCCTTGATAGGCGGACAGGCCGGCGCCGTGCCTCTGCTCCCCGGAATAACTATCCCGTGGGATCAATTGCCCTACATAGCGTTGGCAGTAGCGGTAGGCGTGGCTCTCCACGAGTTTCTGCACGGCTACGCGGCCGTGAGGTTCGGAATCAAGCTTAAGACAGCCGGCGTCTTCTCTGCGTTCTTTGTAGCCAGTGGCGCGTTCGTAGAGCCCGACGATAAGGAATTGAAGGAAAGTTCTCTAGTGGCAAAGCTAGCGGTCTTCGCCAGCGGCGTCGCGGCCAACGTGGCGTTAGCTCTGGCCGCCTTGGCTATCTACCTAATCGGCGTGAACCTAGGCTTGGGTGGCGCCGTGCTCACGAACATCAACGCGCCAACACATCAGTTGGGGCTCGAGCAGGGCGATATTGTAAAGGCCGTCAACGGCTGCGGCATTTCGACGAAGATAGCAGTGCCGGCTCAGCTCCTCTCTGTGTTGAACAAGCTCGTGGGAAATCCCTATGGGGCTCCGTTGTGTGATCCAAATCAGACAATAACGCTGATAATACAGAGGGGTTCCAACGAGCTCGTCCAAGACGTGCCGGCTGCCGCGTTGATGAGGGGCGCAGAGATACTCGGGCTAGTATACAACGGACCTCTCTATAGAGCCGGCGTGAGACCCGGCGATGTTCTGACCGCTATCTACGGGTGCGGCGGCGTATACCGCATATACTCCAGCGGCCAACTCCTTCAGACTCTCCAGAACATTGTTGAGAGAGATCTCTGCAAGCCTGGAGATGAAATCATAGTTACTGTCGTAAGAAACAATACGGCCATCAACTACACGGTGATATTAGGCGTCAATCCATCAAATACATCGAGACCGTTCTTCGGAATATATACTAACGGCTTAGGAGAGATAGGCTTTAATACACAGTTACTAAATATTTCTCTATTTTCTAATACATTATTTGTAAAAATAATTATGTGGTTCTTTTTAATTAATTTGGGATTAGCCATGATAAATGCTCTCCCCATCTATCCGCTTGACGGCGGACTCCTCGTACAGTCGTTGTTGGAGAGGGCGCTGGGAGAGAGGGGGGCGCGCCTGGCCATCTACGTTATTTCCCTTGCCTTCGCAGCGTTCTTGATATTTGACTCAGCTCTGGGCTTTATGGGCGGCATATATAAAGAGGTCTTCAATCTGCTGAAGTGAGACGGGACGTCCTCAGAGGCCTCCTCCTGGGCATAGCCACTATAGCCGTAGCTATATTCCTCGCCTTATTTCCGATCGAGCCGCTGTTATCTGATGAGCCCATGGCGAACGTTGCGCCCATAGGAGTTCTCAACGGAGTGGTTGAAAAGATATCCAACGATGTTTGGTTCTATCTATGGAAGGTTACAATATTGTTGGTCATATTCTTCTTCGCTGCTCTAGTGGCATCGTTCTTCGTCAGAATGAACGGCACCATGAGGAGCTTCTTCGCATTGATATCGTTCGCAATAGCTGTGTTCCACTATGCCAACTTTCTCACTATGGCTAATGATATCAAGATATATCCCTTCTTCATTGTAATTCCAATAAATATAAATGGTACAATAGTAAATCAATATTATGTTGATATAGGTTTATTATTTATTATTTATGGATTCTATAATGTGTGGAAATTATTTAAGGAATAGCTCCTCGTATTGTTTGACGTACTCGACAGAGTCTTTAAGAGACGCGAAGAGCCTCCTTGCGTACTCTACGTCTTTTTGAGTCACGGCATCCCGCCCATCGTCCCTGGCCTTTATATACGCCGGCACCAACAATTGGATTGCGTAACGGAGCGAGGACTCCAGGCCTATCTTAGTCAGAGCGCCTAGGGCGTCGTCTGACAGCTTTATTCCCTCCTCTGCCGCCTTTATCTTGATTATTTCCTCTATTTCCTTCTCGTTGTAGGGGTTCGTCTTTATTATGATCAGCCTGTCCAACATATCCCGCGGTATACCGTGGGGCGACTCGATGTCGGTTCCCCTTATGCGGGCCATCCCTCTGTTTGTCGCCAATATCAATATGGGCGCCATCTCGCTCTCCATAGCCCTTGATAGATAGGCAAAGGATTCTATATCTAAGAGGTGGGCATCGTCTATGAACAAGATCCCTGGTATTAGTTCGCCCTTACCTTCGTCGATGGTCTTCTTCACAAAGTTGTCCGCCTCGCGCCTCACCTCCTCCGGGATCTC includes:
- a CDS encoding NAD(P)/FAD-dependent oxidoreductase → MEASYDVIVVGGGIAGFSAALYAARQKLKTLVIAKDIGGQLNMTTLVENYPAIFKISGPELVSRVHQQAEHFGAEVIFDEVVDIKKDGNVFLVRTYGGDEYSALSVILAFGKTPKELGVPGEARFKNKGVSYCTICDAPFFKGQDVALVSWGDLAREPATILSSTANKFYWIFPGERPIYDDEFMSSIMNVGKAVLVPNSEVVEIKGGTKVEAVVVKNRKSGELQELKVSAIFIEIGYVTKTDFVKHLVDLNERGEIIADWEGKTKTPGLFAAGDVIQYPYKQAVIAAAQGVAAALSATAYVMRMKGKTVHSLTDWRAEKLR
- a CDS encoding MmgE/PrpD family protein, encoding MDRISRTLAQYAVAIDFDKISADVVHEVKRRLLDSLAVAFAAFNSEPVVLARRAVSRYQVDNGARVLGTRYRALPELAAFVDGVMIRYHDFNDTYLSKEPLHPSDMIAAALSLGDALNSDGKSVIAAIAVGYEAAVSLCDAASLRRHGWDHVNYLGIGSVLVSSKLMGLDETQIQHALAIYAVPHAAMRQTRVGELSMWKGAAAANSTRNAVFATMLAAEGFTGPFKPFEGEMGFIKQLLGGEFSYEPLGDMERLAPPRRILDTYIKPYPVEYHAQTAVEAALKLRDRVRVEDVEKITIETFQAAYDIIGPKDPEKWDPHTKETADHSIMWITAAALLWGPIKIEHYERIRDPAVLSLMKKIEVKVDSELDKMYPRAHPNRITVLTKGGSRYTEQVDYAKGHPKNPMSDQELEMKFKENTNKVLPSQIQKRIIELVWSLEKRSLSELHEVAAI
- the prpB gene encoding methylisocitrate lyase, which encodes MGHSISQLNRSSILHASSAPKKGEERRVAELRAELKRPGIVIVPGVYDVISALLVQSMGFKAAYVSGAAVTASLGLPDLGLITMDEMVRVVRYIASSVDIPLIVDIDTGYGEALNVVRAVVEFERAGAAGVQIEDQVLPKKCGHLSGKHVVPPDEMAKKIKAAAEARRNPDFVIVARTDARGVTGLEDAIERAQLYLEAGADVIFPEALESEAEFAEFARRIKAPLLANMTEFGKSPLMPAKRLEELGYKFVIYPVTLLRVALGAMREALRTISELGTQEPLLSKMMTRKELYELIGYYDYEKFDSRISEIIDKAVSFKIRAR
- a CDS encoding 50S ribosomal protein L22 is translated as MSNEEVVELVLRRFGVRIAEDQIARAYGNEFRMSWKKAVEVGRFIKFMTIKQAQSWLQDTVNLKRPIPIRRFTKKQAHHATPWGGWPVAKWPVKVAYNYLRVLQNLENNARFNGLDVERVVIVHAAAHKGIQIRNYMPRAFGRSTPWFEQTVNIELIGAELPKEVLPKRLKLQVFK
- a CDS encoding geranylgeranylglycerol-phosphate geranylgeranyltransferase, with amino-acid sequence MKSYWALIRGEHGVLTAVSSVASYLLAGGRSALYAGLIGGSAFLAEAALFAHNDLANQAEDRVNRPNAPLVTGKVSQRAAKVLVVSSAMAGLAMASALSAPALLIYIAALALGFFYNIKGKRVPLLGNLIVAFLTSMVYLYGMEAAYSQNIYLLLLFIASFLANIGREFVKSAIDYHGDRAVGIRTVAAILGPGRAASLGAYFTLASASVGLYLFYVLVRAELLVLAAGVAITTVLLLYYSIICLRGSWSKYRTGTLFAFGVTLVTLLLQGILTVMIGSFTP
- a CDS encoding HAD family hydrolase, with product MTIALVDLDGTLIPLEAWDPVFYELSSIIASRAGVEPQDVWGLVKALHYQLMRRFDPKAFDWQYLFESVGSSLGIFDIPNIEDILLKYVDNFPVNEGAFELLRDLRSLGLSPVIATNGLYRYQHIVVERLGFSKYVDGVRTSDAYGCTKSCSRFFEGASLVIGDNPIFDVYFPKKFGVATIFIGEWNRAVRKYSELLGIDAGIVRPDYIAADLIEARAVVARFKAWERSAP
- a CDS encoding helix-turn-helix transcriptional regulator: MILLNLTIPPLLIIYLGASVLSNLSLPAPPMSQVAAFWLNGTPIPSWVVGNRLYVLQLGQPAYVEYVPQYYNSTGLYELALNATAGAVIMAPPGIIVDVEPENYSVIAINRSGLFIYIKAPRVKLNFSLIAIVTTSTTTKGSVVAPPPTTSQQSVTSSTTRGGNAASLIPYAVGLVVVAAILSLLLLRRRRDCVGLGETDLKILRALQDGGGRVKRSELGQRLGLPASTLHKHLHKLSRMGYVRLVTEQDGQRVELVKKC